Proteins encoded within one genomic window of Ideonella dechloratans:
- the cas2e gene encoding type I-E CRISPR-associated endoribonuclease Cas2e gives MLITRDVEDRYRGFLSSAMLELAPGVYASPHLSTRAREQIWSVVSDWHAQLGNGSITLVYPDRKADGGLIVQSVGTPTREIVRLDGTLLTKRVNP, from the coding sequence ATGCTGATCACTCGTGACGTGGAAGATCGCTATCGCGGCTTCCTGTCGTCGGCCATGTTGGAGTTGGCCCCGGGTGTGTACGCCAGCCCGCATCTGAGCACGCGCGCCCGAGAACAGATCTGGTCGGTTGTGAGTGACTGGCATGCCCAACTGGGCAATGGCTCCATCACATTGGTGTACCCCGATCGCAAAGCTGACGGTGGATTGATCGTGCAGTCAGTGGGTACTCCCACGCGCGAGATTGTTCGATTGGACGGCACCTTGTTAACCAAGAGGGTTAACCCTTAA
- the cas1e gene encoding type I-E CRISPR-associated endonuclease Cas1e encodes MLKGRLGLERVQIAHADRHGLMYLDRGVLTVVDGCLHFNSGGGALPAGDYQLPHQTLSALLIGPGTSLSHDVLRILARHGTSLVAVGTDATRLYTAPALGPDRSDLARAQARAWADDKQRIAIARKMYARRLGEVLPHTAIEVLRGIEGARVKESYKLLAQSFGLSWKRRDYSRSNPDAADLANQAINHAATAVRSAAGVAVAALSALPQLGFIHEDSDQSFVLDIADLYRESVTLRLAFAAAKRMEQGADDTVDRLVRQSAAREFRRIGLVPKMIDDIKSLFGVKDDGTDHADHS; translated from the coding sequence ATGCTGAAAGGCCGCCTCGGGCTGGAGCGCGTTCAGATCGCCCACGCCGATCGCCACGGGCTGATGTACCTGGACCGTGGTGTGTTGACCGTGGTGGATGGGTGTCTGCACTTCAACAGCGGTGGTGGCGCACTGCCGGCCGGCGACTACCAGTTGCCCCACCAGACTTTGTCGGCACTACTCATCGGACCCGGCACCAGTCTGAGCCACGACGTGCTGCGCATCCTGGCTCGGCATGGGACGTCTCTGGTCGCAGTCGGCACCGATGCCACGCGCCTGTATACAGCGCCTGCACTCGGCCCGGATCGCTCTGACCTTGCGCGAGCCCAGGCACGCGCGTGGGCTGACGACAAGCAACGCATCGCCATCGCCCGCAAGATGTACGCACGCCGCCTGGGCGAGGTACTTCCCCACACCGCCATCGAGGTATTGCGAGGCATCGAAGGCGCTCGGGTCAAGGAGAGCTACAAGCTGCTGGCCCAATCGTTCGGCTTGAGCTGGAAGCGCCGCGACTACAGTCGAAGCAATCCCGACGCCGCCGACTTGGCCAACCAGGCCATCAACCATGCCGCGACCGCCGTGCGCTCCGCTGCGGGCGTTGCCGTAGCCGCGCTATCGGCCCTGCCGCAGTTGGGTTTCATCCACGAAGACTCTGACCAGTCCTTTGTGCTGGATATCGCCGACCTGTACCGCGAATCCGTCACCCTGCGCCTGGCCTTTGCCGCCGCCAAGCGCATGGAACAAGGTGCTGACGACACCGTCGATCGCCTGGTGCGGCAAAGTGCCGCCCGCGAGTTCCGCCGCATCGGCTTGGTGCCCAAAATGATTGACGACATCAAGAGCCTGTTCGGCGTGAAAGACGATGGCACTGACCATGCTGATCACTCGTGA
- a CDS encoding type I-E CRISPR-associated protein Cas6/Cse3/CasE, whose protein sequence is MTTRACQSPETQPPLLLLRLLPDLAALTRWATATGQRALREDPGYALHAALRATLGEHAPKPFALLERPGSQQLIGYCQADESTLRETLASASLTDPLAAQALGADDTAQVVVKPMPTTWTPGQRLSFETRVAPVVRSRSAQGGGYPEIDAAFNSAFAGDALGNRELAHGRWLARELAREGAAQLLSHHAVTFSLSSIARRTFAADPQRERRRTHGGLLPDLTVRGQLEVQDPRAFTALLARGLGRHRSFGYGCLLLAPPGAWT, encoded by the coding sequence ATGACCACGCGTGCCTGCCAATCGCCCGAAACCCAACCGCCACTGCTGTTGCTACGGCTGCTTCCCGACTTGGCCGCGCTGACGCGGTGGGCCACAGCAACTGGGCAGCGCGCACTGCGTGAGGACCCCGGCTACGCCTTGCACGCAGCCCTGCGCGCCACCCTCGGCGAACACGCGCCCAAACCCTTTGCCCTGTTGGAGCGTCCAGGCAGCCAGCAACTGATCGGGTACTGCCAGGCCGATGAGTCGACGCTGCGCGAGACGCTGGCCTCAGCCTCTCTCACCGATCCGCTGGCGGCCCAGGCATTGGGCGCGGATGACACCGCGCAGGTGGTCGTCAAGCCCATGCCCACGACTTGGACTCCAGGACAGCGGCTGAGCTTCGAGACCCGTGTCGCGCCCGTGGTGCGCAGCCGCTCCGCTCAGGGCGGCGGCTACCCTGAAATCGACGCGGCATTCAATTCGGCCTTTGCTGGCGATGCGCTTGGCAACCGTGAGTTGGCCCATGGTCGATGGTTGGCCCGTGAACTGGCACGTGAAGGCGCAGCGCAGCTTTTGAGCCACCACGCGGTGACTTTCTCACTGTCGTCTATTGCTCGCCGCACCTTCGCTGCCGATCCACAGCGGGAGCGACGGAGAACCCATGGCGGCTTGCTGCCAGATCTGACTGTGCGCGGCCAATTGGAGGTTCAGGACCCGCGGGCCTTCACAGCCTTGCTTGCCAGGGGTCTGGGCCGCCACCGCAGCTTCGGCTACGGCTGCCTGCTACTGGCCCCACCCGGCGCCTGGACCTGA
- the cas5e gene encoding type I-E CRISPR-associated protein Cas5/CasD, protein MPAHLLLRLEAPLMSFGTTAVDHRRPVQAWPAVSMLTGLLANALGWERSDNVALDRLQARIRWAARIDRPGTLLNDFQTAQLGKDDRGWTTRGVVETRGGGDAAYNSPHLRYRDYRADASVLVALRLEPETEPPTLADLAAALDTPKRPLFLGRKGCLPATRISRGILEAADAVEALDQAPAIPDGEVPSAAAVYFNVGAAEVMPQHRVHQTSDERRFSLDVHAGRQQVFERVRKVTP, encoded by the coding sequence ATGCCGGCCCACCTGCTGCTGCGCCTGGAGGCGCCGCTGATGTCCTTCGGGACCACGGCAGTGGACCATCGCCGACCGGTGCAAGCTTGGCCTGCGGTATCGATGCTGACTGGCCTGCTGGCCAATGCCCTGGGCTGGGAGCGCAGTGACAACGTGGCGCTGGACCGGTTGCAGGCTCGCATTCGCTGGGCCGCACGCATTGACCGACCTGGCACTTTGCTCAACGACTTCCAGACCGCGCAACTGGGCAAGGACGATCGCGGATGGACGACCCGCGGTGTGGTCGAGACCCGCGGCGGCGGCGATGCCGCCTATAACTCACCGCACCTTCGCTACCGCGACTACCGGGCCGATGCCTCGGTGCTGGTTGCACTGAGGCTTGAGCCAGAGACAGAGCCGCCCACTCTGGCCGACCTGGCGGCAGCGCTGGACACCCCCAAGCGCCCGCTGTTCCTGGGTCGCAAGGGCTGCTTGCCCGCCACCCGAATCAGTCGGGGCATCTTGGAGGCTGCTGACGCCGTCGAAGCACTGGACCAAGCCCCCGCCATCCCTGACGGCGAGGTGCCATCGGCCGCAGCGGTGTACTTCAACGTCGGCGCTGCCGAGGTCATGCCCCAACACCGTGTGCATCAGACCAGTGATGAGCGCCGCTTCAGCTTGGACGTGCACGCCGGACGCCAACAGGTGTTCGAGCGCGTACGAAAGGTAACGCCATGA
- the cas7e gene encoding type I-E CRISPR-associated protein Cas7/Cse4/CasC, with amino-acid sequence MPHPRFIQIHSLASYPGTLLNRDDAGLAKRLPFGGTVRTRVSSQALKRRWRFAGMADHASAAKVPHALQGLNIPMGDRSKDLVKHALLPTALEGLPVLHETVLTKLTEMLNVALYGKNGADPKARQALFFGHPETAYLQGVARDLAEMLAADAALLASVDKAPDKKALKTVEDNLKERLDPLKDNLRALSANTSGSAGLESALFGRMVTSDPRANVDAPVHVAHAFTVHALEQELDYVTAVDDLRQQSEEGEAGSAGIFDIELTSGLFYSYVAIDVALLVSNLGNDAVLAGQVVERLVQLIARTSPGAKKGSTAPYAHAEFMLVEVGDDQPRTLANAFRNAVQPKGDVFGRSVLALQDHLANLDRAYGVHTQRRQLSVTPPALDGVESVGLAALCGSLRQQIEAA; translated from the coding sequence ATGCCACATCCGCGTTTCATTCAAATCCACAGTCTTGCCAGTTATCCGGGCACCTTGCTCAACCGCGACGACGCTGGATTGGCCAAACGTCTGCCCTTTGGCGGCACGGTGCGCACCCGCGTCTCATCGCAAGCCCTGAAGCGTCGCTGGCGCTTCGCCGGCATGGCAGACCACGCATCCGCCGCCAAGGTGCCCCATGCCCTGCAGGGCCTGAACATTCCCATGGGCGATCGCAGCAAAGACCTGGTCAAGCACGCACTGCTGCCAACAGCCCTGGAGGGACTGCCGGTGCTGCACGAGACAGTGCTGACCAAGTTGACCGAGATGCTCAACGTAGCCCTGTACGGAAAGAATGGCGCGGACCCCAAGGCTCGCCAGGCACTGTTCTTTGGCCACCCTGAAACCGCATACCTGCAAGGCGTGGCCCGTGACCTGGCCGAAATGCTGGCGGCTGATGCAGCACTGCTGGCCTCGGTCGACAAGGCGCCCGACAAGAAGGCCTTGAAGACAGTGGAAGACAACCTCAAGGAGCGGCTTGACCCGCTGAAGGACAACCTGCGCGCTCTATCTGCCAACACCAGCGGCTCGGCCGGCCTGGAATCAGCCCTGTTCGGGCGCATGGTGACATCCGATCCTCGCGCCAATGTGGACGCACCGGTGCATGTGGCCCATGCGTTCACCGTGCATGCACTGGAGCAGGAGTTGGACTACGTCACCGCCGTAGACGATCTTCGGCAGCAGAGCGAAGAAGGCGAGGCCGGCTCGGCAGGCATCTTCGACATCGAGTTGACCAGCGGCTTGTTCTACAGCTACGTAGCGATCGATGTGGCCCTGCTGGTGAGCAATCTGGGGAACGACGCGGTGCTGGCAGGTCAGGTGGTTGAACGCCTCGTGCAACTGATCGCCCGCACCTCGCCCGGTGCCAAGAAGGGGAGCACCGCGCCCTACGCGCATGCCGAGTTCATGTTGGTGGAAGTGGGCGACGACCAGCCCCGCACTCTGGCCAACGCCTTCCGAAATGCCGTTCAGCCCAAGGGCGATGTGTTCGGCCGATCGGTACTGGCTTTGCAGGACCACTTGGCCAATCTGGATCGTGCCTATGGCGTGCACACCCAGCGCCGGCAACTCAGCGTCACACCACCGGCATTGGATGGTGTGGAGAGTGTGGGCTTGGCGGCCCTGTGCGGCAGCCTGCGCCAGCAGATCGAGGCGGCCTGA
- the casB gene encoding type I-E CRISPR-associated protein Cse2/CasB, with protein sequence MADLTTHDESVASKDPVASLAGQVRHASPGTLARLRRLDPLTYPRAALFERERMLQSAGITALGADRERWALVLHCLALVQGRHDPRTDAEPGKVLHGLHFSEARLEQLIEADKPLLFSLMPRIARRLAAAGATVNWRPLVDLLLGTSCDDPQREARADEARQRLVRHFIGAQGLAEADALRGVAQEA encoded by the coding sequence ATGGCTGACCTGACCACCCACGACGAATCCGTTGCATCGAAGGATCCTGTGGCATCTCTGGCCGGCCAAGTGCGCCACGCCAGCCCCGGCACCCTGGCCCGGCTGCGGCGCCTGGACCCGTTGACCTACCCACGCGCCGCCCTGTTCGAGCGCGAGCGCATGCTCCAGTCCGCCGGCATCACGGCCCTAGGGGCCGATCGCGAACGCTGGGCCCTTGTCCTGCACTGTCTGGCACTGGTACAGGGCCGGCACGATCCGCGCACCGATGCCGAACCGGGCAAGGTGCTGCATGGCCTTCATTTCAGCGAAGCACGGCTGGAGCAACTGATCGAAGCGGACAAGCCACTGCTGTTCAGCCTCATGCCCCGCATCGCCCGACGCTTGGCTGCAGCAGGTGCGACAGTCAACTGGAGGCCGCTTGTCGATCTGTTGCTGGGCACGAGTTGCGACGACCCACAACGCGAAGCCAGGGCAGACGAAGCCCGTCAGCGCTTGGTACGGCACTTCATCGGGGCACAAGGCTTGGCCGAGGCGGACGCCCTGCGCGGCGTTGCGCAAGAAGCCTGA
- the cas3 gene encoding CRISPR-associated helicase Cas3' — translation MELMPTTASPSRAWGKLDRRGPPGVTPASLSLTGHCLDVAAVVQCMLHLPTWRRRLERLAGQQLCEIDVERCVVLAFLHDVGKAGVGFQAKAWDESDQAAWRHAHWCGRDQQGHTRIVAPLLGIAPEYEVLRDALGVDDIRRWGGPHDADQHSVVELWLAAISHHGEPIAFDEDMRTLASAPHPTWTSKVGSYSPLQALQELRQTAETLWPRAFDPDAPPLRPSQPLIHAFAGLVSLADWIGSDTRHFPFDLGPQDVDRWPDSVKAACSALRAMRIDIEDIRTDLHQRSPTFKDVFGFEPTAVQEATAEAPVTSPVVLEAETGSGKTEAALWRFKTLFEAGEVDALCFLLPTRVAATSISKRLDDFVRKLFPDEGRRPNTVLAVPGYLRANAVEGEWLAPFTVQWPDRDVGDPLFWAAENSKRYFAAAVAAATIDQFLLSTLQTKHAHLRGSVLLRSLVVVDEVHASDPYMRALLVKALRRHQAAGGHALLLSATLTTDLRDELLRTAPTPKMNAKGLGARRQTPNPTTPAHDYPLISAPGVSRTFGPILQHKPIQHSMQPWMRDPQAVARCAVEALQAGARVLVLRNTVRQAVATQQAIEELLGVDNPALFRCNAVVGLHHGRYALPDRRALDARVSELFGKDAAKARQAVLLCATQTVEISVDCDADFLITDLAPMDVLLQRLGRLHRHADRRGFRPLGYEAPRVVVLTPPDQDLSGLLSGGAGGLGIGKRSAYPDLLTLQATLNALNDHQRFPVLDIPSDNRDLVERCCGRPSLLQLAADLGGAWPAHLQDLQGQASAQGSAALYQCIDWAQPWREAVASELTTEAKTRLGLDSIEVELPSGTRSPFGHVLERLNIPAWMLPTLPDREDMGPPVVEEMVQDTQGLRFSVRGQDFAYTRWGLAPMERPSHLHSL, via the coding sequence ATGGAACTCATGCCGACGACTGCATCCCCCTCACGGGCCTGGGGCAAACTGGACCGAAGAGGACCGCCCGGAGTCACTCCAGCGAGCTTGTCCTTGACAGGACATTGCCTGGATGTCGCCGCGGTGGTGCAGTGCATGCTGCATTTGCCAACTTGGCGGAGGCGATTGGAGCGATTAGCCGGCCAACAGCTCTGTGAAATAGATGTTGAGCGGTGCGTGGTGCTGGCCTTCCTCCACGACGTGGGCAAGGCCGGTGTTGGCTTCCAGGCCAAAGCTTGGGATGAGTCGGATCAAGCGGCCTGGCGGCATGCGCATTGGTGCGGCAGGGACCAACAGGGGCACACCAGGATCGTGGCGCCGTTGCTCGGCATCGCCCCCGAATACGAAGTGCTTCGTGATGCTTTGGGCGTCGACGACATCCGGCGGTGGGGTGGGCCACATGATGCGGACCAGCATTCAGTTGTTGAACTGTGGTTGGCGGCAATCTCTCACCATGGCGAGCCCATTGCATTTGATGAGGACATGCGGACGCTGGCATCGGCGCCGCATCCAACCTGGACTTCCAAAGTCGGTTCGTACAGCCCCTTGCAGGCGCTGCAAGAGCTGAGGCAAACCGCTGAGACCCTTTGGCCTCGCGCGTTTGATCCGGATGCTCCGCCCTTGCGTCCATCACAGCCTCTCATCCATGCCTTTGCAGGCTTGGTGTCTCTCGCTGACTGGATTGGCTCCGACACCCGGCACTTCCCTTTCGACCTTGGCCCGCAGGATGTCGATCGGTGGCCAGATTCCGTGAAGGCCGCCTGCAGCGCTCTGCGAGCCATGCGCATCGATATCGAAGACATTCGGACTGATCTGCACCAACGTTCGCCGACCTTCAAGGATGTCTTCGGTTTTGAGCCGACTGCCGTGCAGGAGGCCACGGCGGAAGCCCCTGTAACCAGCCCCGTCGTGCTGGAGGCAGAGACCGGCAGCGGTAAGACAGAAGCTGCGCTGTGGCGTTTCAAAACCTTGTTCGAAGCCGGTGAGGTGGATGCGCTGTGCTTCCTGCTGCCCACACGGGTGGCAGCCACGAGCATCTCGAAGCGTCTGGACGACTTCGTGCGCAAACTGTTTCCCGACGAGGGTCGACGACCCAACACCGTGTTGGCCGTACCGGGCTACCTGCGCGCCAATGCAGTGGAGGGTGAATGGCTGGCACCCTTCACGGTCCAATGGCCTGACAGGGACGTTGGCGATCCACTGTTTTGGGCGGCCGAGAACAGCAAGCGCTATTTCGCCGCCGCCGTCGCGGCGGCCACCATCGATCAGTTTCTGCTGTCAACGCTGCAGACCAAACACGCCCATCTGCGCGGCAGCGTGCTGCTGCGTTCGTTGGTGGTGGTGGATGAGGTGCATGCCTCGGACCCCTATATGCGGGCCTTGCTGGTCAAGGCATTGCGTCGCCACCAAGCGGCTGGAGGGCATGCCTTGTTGCTGTCGGCCACGCTGACCACCGATCTGCGCGATGAACTGCTGCGTACAGCACCGACTCCCAAGATGAACGCCAAGGGACTTGGCGCACGGCGCCAGACGCCCAACCCCACTACGCCGGCACACGACTACCCGCTGATCAGCGCTCCGGGTGTCAGCCGTACCTTTGGCCCGATCCTTCAACACAAGCCCATCCAGCACAGCATGCAGCCCTGGATGCGTGATCCGCAGGCCGTGGCACGTTGCGCGGTGGAGGCGTTGCAGGCAGGGGCTCGCGTGCTGGTGCTGCGCAACACGGTGCGCCAGGCGGTGGCCACCCAGCAGGCCATCGAAGAACTCTTGGGGGTAGATAACCCCGCGCTGTTTCGTTGCAACGCAGTGGTGGGTCTGCACCATGGCCGCTATGCCCTGCCAGACCGGAGGGCATTGGATGCCCGAGTGAGTGAGCTGTTCGGGAAGGACGCAGCAAAGGCACGCCAGGCGGTGCTGCTGTGCGCCACACAGACGGTGGAAATCTCGGTGGATTGCGATGCCGACTTTCTGATTACCGACTTGGCGCCCATGGACGTCCTTCTGCAGCGCCTGGGGCGACTGCACCGACATGCCGACCGGCGAGGCTTCCGGCCCCTGGGCTATGAAGCACCACGCGTTGTGGTGCTGACGCCACCTGATCAAGACCTGAGCGGCCTGTTGTCCGGCGGCGCGGGCGGCCTGGGCATCGGCAAACGCAGCGCCTACCCCGATCTGCTCACCCTGCAAGCCACCTTGAATGCACTGAACGACCACCAGCGCTTCCCGGTGCTGGACATTCCCTCCGACAACCGCGACTTGGTGGAGCGATGCTGTGGCCGCCCATCTTTGCTGCAGTTGGCGGCCGACCTGGGAGGTGCCTGGCCTGCGCACCTCCAGGACTTGCAAGGGCAGGCCAGTGCGCAGGGCTCTGCTGCACTGTACCAGTGCATTGATTGGGCGCAGCCATGGCGCGAAGCCGTCGCCAGCGAACTCACCACCGAGGCCAAAACCCGTTTGGGCCTGGACAGCATCGAAGTGGAGTTGCCCTCCGGCACGCGCTCACCTTTCGGCCACGTTCTTGAGCGGCTCAACATCCCCGCTTGGATGCTGCCTACATTGCCAGATCGGGAAGACATGGGACCACCCGTTGTGGAAGAGATGGTCCAAGACACCCAAGGCCTGCGCTTCAGCGTGCGCGGACAGGACTTCGCATACACACGCTGGGGCCTGGCGCCGATGGAGCGGCCTTCGCATCTGCACTCCCTGTGA
- a CDS encoding TniQ family protein, translated as MSKAATPWLPLWPVRYKPLADELLSSWLIRLSHGMGLKVQTFCNLEFGNQRQVWNRDIDRFGPSWLIERLSQRTGTPLEVAHRTSLRAYDGILYRRFKSNGVLPWVLRLKMYHRTWLGHGLMFCPGCLAEDKEPYFRRRWRLALNTVCSRHRCMLLDCCPVCQAGVGFTRTDLGQPGQEDFMGQNVCHACGFDLRQAVAPPPGCLDEEAAAWLNQLWTEFEAGDFVPDLIEQLTVFHMICSLLTRRNRALHLAEYLGDRLGVEHPLTLQSWTPLETRSVDERHQLLQMAAWLMVDLPGRLGEARRAHAIRFNHLLRDFDEVPEGYRRIALSLQGGKAPAGEGFGAEHGREEHQDHDRLT; from the coding sequence ATGAGCAAGGCAGCCACTCCCTGGCTGCCGCTTTGGCCGGTGCGCTACAAGCCACTGGCCGACGAGCTTCTATCGTCCTGGCTCATTCGCCTGTCCCATGGCATGGGCCTCAAGGTGCAGACGTTCTGCAACCTGGAATTCGGCAACCAGCGACAGGTCTGGAACAGGGATATCGACCGGTTCGGGCCCTCCTGGCTGATCGAGCGGCTGAGCCAGCGCACGGGCACCCCACTGGAGGTGGCACACAGGACCTCTCTGCGGGCCTACGACGGCATCCTCTATCGGCGCTTCAAGTCCAACGGCGTGCTGCCCTGGGTGCTGCGGCTGAAGATGTACCACCGCACCTGGCTGGGGCACGGACTGATGTTCTGCCCGGGTTGCCTGGCCGAAGACAAGGAACCCTACTTCCGCCGACGCTGGCGCCTGGCCTTGAACACGGTGTGCTCGCGGCACCGCTGCATGCTGCTGGACTGTTGCCCGGTATGCCAGGCCGGTGTGGGTTTCACGCGCACGGATCTGGGTCAGCCCGGACAGGAAGACTTCATGGGGCAGAACGTGTGCCACGCCTGCGGATTCGATCTGCGCCAGGCGGTGGCGCCTCCCCCTGGCTGTCTGGATGAAGAGGCCGCAGCTTGGCTCAACCAACTCTGGACCGAGTTCGAGGCAGGTGACTTCGTGCCGGACCTGATCGAACAGCTCACCGTCTTCCACATGATCTGTTCGCTGCTGACCCGCCGCAATCGGGCCCTGCATCTCGCGGAGTACCTAGGCGACAGGCTGGGGGTGGAGCATCCGCTCACCCTGCAGTCTTGGACCCCGCTGGAGACCCGATCCGTCGATGAGCGACATCAACTGCTGCAGATGGCTGCTTGGTTGATGGTGGATCTGCCGGGGCGTCTTGGAGAAGCCCGGCGGGCCCATGCGATTCGCTTCAACCACCTGCTGAGGGACTTTGATGAGGTGCCTGAGGGCTACCGGAGGATTGCGCTTTCTTTGCAAGGAGGAAAAGCCCCCGCGGGAGAAGGCTTTGGTGCGGAACATGGCCGCGAGGAACACCAGGACCACGACAGACTGACCTGA
- a CDS encoding TniB family NTP-binding protein — MSKAAPDLAHLSAATREQLLLSDAERIHIIAAGAWLPLRHAKTALTKFEELLTHPKVTRMPCYLLVGPSYSGKTSILERFLDLHPPDLSPDQETTQCPVVMVDAPPQPDLSEFYAGILDALMAPYKPTSPKHEKLSQVKRLFRELGVKILIIDEIHHLIAGSLNRQREFRNALKSLSNMTKVSIVASGIEEAYNAFAADSQMSSRFVPIEMPRWSANGDLGEVLMTLERRMPLRKPSGLHMPGLMMAILARSEGTLGDICDLIKAAAIEAIRNGTEQISEQGLSRLDWVPPSKRKMYRRAP, encoded by the coding sequence ATGAGTAAGGCTGCCCCGGATCTCGCGCACCTGTCGGCCGCCACGCGCGAGCAGCTCTTGCTGTCCGACGCCGAGCGCATCCACATCATCGCGGCAGGCGCCTGGTTGCCCCTGCGCCATGCCAAGACCGCGCTGACCAAGTTCGAGGAGCTTCTGACTCACCCCAAGGTCACCCGCATGCCGTGCTATCTGCTGGTGGGGCCTTCCTACAGCGGCAAGACCTCCATCCTGGAGCGCTTCCTGGACCTGCATCCTCCTGACCTGAGCCCGGACCAGGAGACCACGCAGTGCCCGGTGGTCATGGTGGACGCCCCGCCCCAGCCGGACCTGTCGGAGTTCTACGCAGGCATCCTCGATGCCCTGATGGCCCCATACAAGCCCACCTCGCCGAAGCACGAGAAGCTTTCTCAGGTCAAACGGCTGTTTCGTGAACTGGGCGTCAAGATCCTGATCATCGACGAGATCCATCACCTGATCGCCGGCAGCCTGAATCGCCAGCGGGAGTTCCGCAACGCGCTCAAGAGCCTGAGCAACATGACCAAGGTCTCCATCGTCGCCTCGGGCATCGAGGAGGCCTACAACGCCTTCGCGGCGGACTCGCAGATGTCCAGCCGCTTCGTGCCCATCGAGATGCCGCGCTGGTCGGCCAACGGGGACCTGGGCGAGGTGCTGATGACGCTGGAGCGGCGCATGCCCCTGAGAAAGCCCTCCGGCCTGCACATGCCGGGCCTCATGATGGCCATCCTGGCCCGCAGCGAGGGCACGCTGGGCGACATTTGCGACCTGATCAAGGCCGCGGCCATCGAAGCCATCCGCAATGGCACCGAGCAAATCAGCGAGCAAGGCCTGAGCCGGCTCGACTGGGTTCCGCCCTCCAAGAGAAAGATGTACCGACGCGCGCCATGA
- a CDS encoding Mu transposase C-terminal domain-containing protein gives MGTVSEGLKTMAGATFSDPKQKGIYDAEGNACLTIDELEQWLVLFFSRYHRDIHTGIGTTPLAKWREGILGTKAQPGRGLPARRSDTEKLRIDFMPFEERTVQDYGVVLDGLHYFHDVLRPWMNTQDPEEPKLKRKFRFRYDPRDISVLYFFDPNAGRYFAIPYRDTSLPPVSMWEFRAARKQAADLGMTHYDERALFELINRQRAIEEDSAVKTKAARTARQKRVQHAKARKATKTDLPTVSGVVPTQAPPVLNGYDPAKIRPLDDDE, from the coding sequence ATGGGCACGGTCTCCGAGGGCTTGAAGACCATGGCGGGCGCCACCTTCTCCGATCCCAAACAAAAGGGCATCTACGACGCCGAAGGCAATGCCTGTCTCACGATCGACGAGCTGGAGCAGTGGCTGGTCCTCTTCTTCTCCCGCTACCACCGGGACATCCACACCGGCATCGGCACCACGCCGCTGGCCAAGTGGCGAGAGGGCATCCTGGGCACGAAAGCCCAACCCGGTCGCGGCCTGCCCGCGCGCCGGTCCGACACGGAGAAGCTGCGCATCGACTTCATGCCTTTCGAGGAGCGGACCGTGCAGGATTACGGGGTCGTGCTCGATGGCCTGCACTACTTCCACGATGTGCTGCGCCCCTGGATGAACACCCAGGATCCCGAGGAGCCCAAGCTCAAGCGCAAGTTCAGGTTCCGCTACGACCCGCGGGACATCAGCGTGCTGTACTTCTTTGATCCGAACGCGGGGCGGTATTTCGCCATTCCCTACCGGGACACCTCACTGCCGCCAGTGAGCATGTGGGAATTCCGGGCGGCCAGGAAGCAGGCGGCAGACCTGGGCATGACCCACTACGACGAGCGCGCGCTGTTCGAGTTGATCAACCGCCAGCGCGCCATCGAGGAGGACTCGGCAGTCAAGACCAAGGCGGCCCGCACGGCCCGGCAAAAACGCGTCCAACACGCCAAGGCGCGCAAGGCCACCAAGACCGACCTGCCCACCGTTTCAGGCGTGGTCCCCACGCAGGCACCGCCCGTGCTGAACGGCTATGACCCGGCCAAGATCCGGCCGCTGGACGACGATGAGTAA